GCGATCGCGACGCGGGTGCGCGAGCTGACCGGCGGCGCGGGGGTGGCGGTCGTCTACGACGGCGTCGGCCGCGACACCTTCACCGCCTCGCTCGACAGCCTGGCGCGGCGCGGCATGCTGGTCAGCTTCGGCAACGCTTCGGGGCCGGTGCCGGCCTTCGAGCCCGCCGAGCTCTCGCTGCGTGGCTCGCTCTACTTCACCCGGCCGTCGCTGATGGACTACACGGCGACGCGCGAGGAGCTCGCCGCCTCGGCGGCGGCGCTGTTCGCGGTGGTGGCGAGCGGCGCGGTCGCCATCGAGGTGCACCAGACCTATGCGCTGCGCGACGCGGCGCAGGCGCATCGCGACCTCGAGGGCCGCCGCACCAGCGGCTCGACGGTGCTCCTGCCGTAGGTTGGGGGCGCGCGTCAGGGCGCCGCGGCGGCGGCGCGACCGGGCGCCGGCAGGCGGCCGAGCGGGAAGCCGCGGAACAACGCCGCGCCGAGCAGGAAGCCGAGGCACGGCATGCCGCCGAACAGCAGCCGCATGCCCAGCAGGCTCTCGGCGGATTGCTCGACGTTGGGAGCGAAGGCGACGGCGGCGAGCACCACGCCGCTCAGCGCCGTGGCGACGGAATTGCCGATCTTGAGCGCGAAGAGCAGCGCCGCCGAGTAGATGCCCTCCTTGCGCTCGCCGGTCTGCTGCTCGTCGAGGTCGATGATGTCCGCCATCAGCGACGACGCCAGCACGCTGCCGCAGCCCATGGCAGCCCCGGCGAGGACGAGCAGCCCGAAGAGCACCGGCAGGGCGCCGGCATCGACCGCCATCATGCCGCCGAAGGCGGCGGCGGCGATCAGCATCGCCGCCAGCCAGGTGGCGTGCGCGCCGTGTCGGCGCGCCGCCCGCACCCAGACGGGGATCGAGACGACGCCGGAGAGCACGTAGGCCGCCGGCAGCGTGCCCACCAGGTCGGGCCGCCGCAGGAGATACTGCGCCACGTAGGGCGCCATGGTGCCCACCGCGCCGACGCCCAGGCTCTCGATGAACCAGACGATGAGGAGGATGCGCGCGGTGCGGTTGCGCAGCACGTCGCGCAGGCCGCTCGCCAGACTGTGGCCGCCGCCGCCGCGCAGGCGGCGCTCGCGAATCGCCAGCGGGGTGATGGCGAGCACCCCGGCGCCGACCAGCGCGCCGGGCACCGCCATCGCGCCGGCGGCGGCGCGCGGCTCGGGGGCGTTCATCGCGAGCTGGATGGCGCCGAACGCGAGCAGCATGCCGAAGGTGAAGCTGATCTGCTTGGCGCCGAACAGTCGCGTCCGCTGGTGCGAGTCGGCGCTGAGCTCGGCGCCGAGGGCCGCGTGCGGGATGGCATAGAGCGCGAAGGCGGTGAAGAACATGAACAGCGCCAGCGCCACCCAGGCGAGCAGGGCGCCGGGCGGCCAGGCCGCCGGCGGGTTCCACAGCATGATGTAGGCGCCGGCGAGCAGCGGCGGGGCGGCGAACAGAAAGGGGCGGCGGCGGCCGTGGCGCGACCGGGTGCGGTCGCTCCAACTGCCGACCAGTGGATTGCAGGCGGCGTCCCACACCTTGGCGACGGCGAACAGCGCCCCGACCAGCGCCGGCGGCAGGAGCAGGACGTCGGTGGCGAACTTCAGGAAGTAGAACTGGACGACGAAGAGGAGGAAGGCGAGGCCGACGATCGGACCGCCGTAGGTGAGGAGCTGGCGCGCGGGCAGGGCATGCATGCGGCGCCCAGGTTTGGCAGCGCGGCGGCGCGCGGACAAGTGGAGTTGCGGCGGATCCCTGTGGTACGTCCACGTCCCATGCCGTCCGCCGTCGCGGTCGAACCGATCACCGAGGACGACGCCTTCCTCGCCGAGGCGCTCTCGCACGCCAGCGTCGCGACCCTGATGATGGCGATCGTCCACCTGACCGGCGACACCGCGATCCTCGACGGTCCGATCCGCCCGCAGCGGCCCCTGCCGGGCGAGCACGACGGCGGCCTGTCCGACGACGAGAAGGCGACCGTGCGGGCGCAGGCGCTGGCGGCGCTGCGCGACTACCGCGATCGCGGCGGCACGCTGCCGCCGCCGCCCTCCGCCGAGACCATCGGCCGCATGCTGAGCTTCATGGTGGGCGAGGAGGTCAGCCCCGAGTACGTGCCGATGTTCATGGAGGAGCTGGCGCTCGACAGCGGCGATGCGCGCGACGTCGACTGGGCCGCGGTGCCGGCGGCGCGCCGCGCGGCCTTCCGCGTGCTGATCATCGGCGCCGGGATGTCCGGGCTGCTCGCCGCCGCCCGCCTCGAGCGCGCCGGCGTGCCGTACGTCGTGATCGAGAAGAACGAGGGCGTCGGCGGCACCTGGCTGGAGAACAGCTACCCCGGCTGCCGGGTCGACGTCGCCAACCATTTCTACTCCTATTCGTTCGCCCCCAACCACGACTGGCCCGAGTTCTTCTCGCAGCGCGACGAGCTGCGGCAGTATTTCGAGGACTGCGCCCGCGACTTCGGGGTGCGCGAGCGCATCCGCTTCGCCACCGAGGTGGTGGCGGCGCGCTGGGACGACGCGGCGGCGGGTTGGGCGGTGCGCCTGCGCGCGCGCGACGGGCGCGAGGAGGTCGTGCGCGCCAACGCGCTGATCAGCGCCGTCGGCCAGCTCAACCGCCCGCGCCTGCCCGACATCCCCGGCCGCGACGCGTTCGCCGGGCCGGCGTTCCACTCGGCGCGGTGGCAGCACCAGCACGACCTGCGCGGCCGGCGCGTCGCCGTCATCGGCACCGGCGCCAGCGCCTTCCAGCTCGCCCCCGAGGTCGCGAAGATCGCCGACCGCCTGCTGATCTTCCAGCGGTCGGCGCCGTGGATGGTGCCGAACCCGCGCTACCACGCGCGGGTCAGCGAGGCGAAGAAGTGGCTGCTGCGGCACGTGCCGTCGTACGCGCGCTGGTATCGCTTCCTCCTCTTCTGGCCGGCGTCGGACGGCCTCATGCCGTCGCTGGTCGTCGATCCCGAGTGGCCGCACCAGGAGCGCTCGGTGAACGCGATGAACGACATGATGCGCGAGTACTTCACCCAGAGCATGGCGGAGCAGATCGGCGACGATCCGGCGCTGCTCGCCAAGGTGGTGCCGCGGTATCCGCCGTTCATCAAGCGCATGCTGCAGGACAACGGCACCTGGCTGGCGACGCTGAAGCGCGACAACGTCGACCTGATCACCGATCCGATCGTCGCCATCACCGAGACCGCGATCCGCTGCGCCGACGGCCGCGAGCATCCGGTCGACGCCATCGTCTACGCCACCGGCTTCCACGCCAACCGCTTTCTCTGGCCGATGGACATCGTCGGTCGCGACGGTGCCAGCCTGCGCCAGCGCTGGGGCGACGAACCGCGCGCCTATCTCGGCATCACCGTGCCCGAGTTCCCGAACCTGTTCTGTCTCTACGGGCCGGGCACCAATCTGGCGCACGCCGGCAGCATCATCTTCCACTCCGAGTGCCAGGTCCGCTACGTCATGGCGTCGATTGCCGCGCTCCTCGCCAGCGGCCGCGCGGCGATGGAGTGCCGGCGGGAGGTGCACGAGGCCTACGCGGCGCGCTTCGACGCCCGCCACGCGCAGATGGTCTGGTCGCACGCGGGCGCGACGAGCTGGTACAAGAACCCCGCCGGCCGCGTCCTCACCACCTCGCCCTGGCGGCTGGTCGACTACTGGACGTGGACCCGGGCACCGAACCCGGACGACTTCCATTTCCGCTGACCCGGCGCCGTCGCTGGCGTCCGTTGCGCCCCGCGTTGCGCGGCGCGGCGCCGGTCGCTAGACGCGTCCGGTGCCAACGAACGAGCGCCAGCACGCCCCGGCGCCGGTTGCCGTGCCGTTCGCGACGGCGTTCCGCTTCTGGGTGAAGCTGGGGTTCATCTCGTTCGGCGGACCCGCGGGCCAGATCGCGATCATGCACCGCGAGATCGTCGAGCGCCGGCGCTGGCTCAGCGAAGAGCGGTTCCTGCACGCGCTGAACTACTGCATGCTGCTGCCCGGCCCGGAGGCGCAGCAACTCGCCATCTACATCGGCTGGCTCCTTCACCGCACGCTGGGCGGCATCGTCGCCGGCGCCTTCTTCGTCATCCCGTCGATCTTCGTCCTCCTGGCGCTGTCCTACGTCTACGCCGCGTACGGCGAGCTCGCGGCGGTGGCGGGCGTGTTGGCCGGCTTCAAGCCGGTGGTGGTGGCGATCGTCGTCGACGCGGTGCTGAAGATCGGCGGCCGGGCGCTCAGACGCCGTGTCCACTACGCGATCGCGGCGGCGGCGTTCCTCGCCATCTACGTGCTGCACCTGCCCTTTCCGCTGATCGTGCTGCTGGCCGCTGGCGTCGGCCTGGTGGGGGCGCGGCGCTGGCCGGACGCCTTCGCGGCCGCCCCGGTCGGCGCCGCGGCGGCCGCGAGCGCGCGGGCGGCGCCGTCGTGCGACGTCGATGCGGCGAGCGCGCCGCACACCCGTCCGTCCTCCGCCCGCTTCGCCCGCGTCCTCGCCATCGGCGTGGCGTTGTGGCTGTTGCCCTTCCTCGCCCTCATCGCGACCCGGGGCTGGACGAGCGTGCACGCGCACGAGTACCGCTTCTTCACCCTGGCGGCGTTCGTCACCTTCGGCGGCGCCTACTCGGTGCTGGCGTACGTGACCCAGGTCGCCACGACGTCGTTCGGCTGGCTGACGCACGCCCAGGCGGTGGACGGCCTGGCGCTCGCCGAGACGACGCCCGGGCCGCTCATCATGGTCCTGCAGTTCGTCGGCTTCATGGCCGGCTGGAACAATCCGCAGGGCATGACGCCGCTGGCCAGCGCGGTGACCGGCGCCTTGCTCACCACCTACGCGACCTTCCTGCCGTGCTTCCTCTTCATCTTCCTCGGGGCGCCGTACGTCGAGGTGATCCGCGGCGACCGGCGTCTCACCGCCGCGCTGTCGGGGGTGACGGCGGCGGTGGTCGGCGTGGTGCTCAACCTGGCGTTGGTCTTCGGTGCCGCGGTCGTCTGGCCGCACGGCCCGCTCGGCGGCACCGAGTGGCCGGCGGTGCTCCTGGGCGCCGTCGCCTTCGCGCTGCTCCACCGCTACCGCGTCGACGTGCTCTGGATCGTCCTCGGCGGTGGCCTGGTGGGCCTGGCGCTGCATCTCCGGGGCGCCGTCTGAGACCCGCGCGCACCCGCCGCCCGCCTGCCGGTCCGATTGGGCCGAGGCTCGGCGGCGGCGAGCGAATTCATGCATGATCCGGGCTAAGGTGGCCCTCGGTCGCGTACCGGGCGGCCAGGTTGGAAGGAGACAGGATGAGCGTAGCGGTTCCCTTGGAGAAGTTGCGCGGCGTGCTCGCCGAGCGCGGTGGCGGCGCCTATCTGCTGACCGTGGGTGATGATGCGTCCCCGCATGCGGTGCACGTCCAGGTCGCCTGGGATGGCGACGCCCTCGTGACCGAGGTCGGACGTCGCAGTGCCGCCAATGCGGCCGCCCGGCCGTCGGTGTCGCTGCTGTTTCCGCTCCGTTCGGCCGACGACTACAGCGTGATCGTCGACGGCACCGCGGCCGCCGCCGCGGGCGGCGGCGAGCGCCGATTGCGCGTCGCTCCGCTGCGCGCCGTGTTGCACCGCCCGGCCGCCGCGCCGGATCCAGGTGCGTCCTGCGGCGCCGACTGCGTGCCGCTGCTGTCGCCGGCGCCGAAGTCGGATCGCTGAGCGGCGCCGCGCCTCAGCGGCTCATGAGCTGGTAGGGGCCGCCGCGCTCGATGGCGCGCTGGTATGCCGGACGCGCCTGCATGCGCTCGCGATAGGCGACCGCGCCGGGGTAGGGCGCGAGACGCGCGCCGGCCGCCTCGAGCACGAACAGGAGCTGGATGTCGGCGCCGGTCAGATCGTCGCCGACGAAGAAGCGGCGTCCCTCCAGCCCGCGCTCGATGTAGCCGAGGTGGTTGGCGATCTCGCTGTCGATGCGCGGCCGCAGCAGGTCGCCGGCGTCGCCGAGGAAGCCGATCATCAGCGCCATCAGCAGCGGGAACATCGCCGATCCCTCGGCGTAGTGCATCCACTCGACGTACCGCCAGTGGTCGTCGCTGCCGGCGGCCGGCTTGAAGCGGCCACCGCCGTAGGTGTCGATGAGGTACTCGACGATGGCGCCCGACTCGGCGATGGTCCGGCCGCCGTCGGTGATGGCCGGCGACTTGCCCAGGGGATGCACCGCCTTGAGCTCCGGCGGCGCCAGGGGAATCCCCTCCATGCGCTGGTACTTCACGATCTCGTAGGGCGTTCCGAGCTCCTCGAGCAGCCAGAGGATGCGCTGTGAGCGCGAGTTGTTGAGATGATGGACGGTCAGCATGTCGCCCTCCGGCGCGGCATCGGAGCAGCCGGCGGTCGAAACGGCAAGCGCGCCACGCGATCGCCGTGTCGCGAGCGGCAAGCGGAGGGGACGCGCTCGCGCCCCTGCGGCGGGGTGGCCGCAGGGGCGCGAGATGCCGACTCAGGGCGAGCGTTATCGCTTGGCCTTGAACTGCGCCGCCGTGTTCTTCTTCTCGTCGGCACCGGTGAAGACACTCTCGAGGCAGAGCGCCGCGCCGGCCTTCTTGAGCTGCACGGTGACAGGATAGGCGAGGGGCAGCGTCGGGTCGGGCAAGGCTGATCCCTTGCCCTTGGCGAGGGCTTTCGACTTGCCGGCCGAGCCGCCTTTGAGCAAGGCCAACGACAGCCCGTCCGGGCTGCTGCCCTTGAACTTGTAGCCCTTGGTGCCGACCGCGCTCCAACTCGGGCCGGGTGGAATCGCCGCGTCGGCGATCAGCGCGTGGGCGGTGCCGGCGTAGATGCACAGCGCGTAGCCAGAGCCGCTGATCGGGTCAGCGAGATCGAGGGGATCGAGCGCCGCGCCCTTGGCCCACTTCCACAACAGCTTGTCCTTGCCGTCGTCGCTGGCGTTCTTCATGAGTACCAGCGACGTCCCGGGTGTCAGGCAGCCACTGGCGGGCGCATCGTCGTTGACGCAGCCGCCCACCGGGTCGCAGGAGTCGGCGGTGCAGCCGTTGCCATCGTCGCAATCCAGAGGATCGGTGCCGACGCAGGCGCCGGTCTGGCAGGCGTCGGCCTGGGTGCAGGTGTTGCCGTCATCGCAGCCGGTGCCGTCGGGCTGCTTCGCATCAATGGGGCAAGAGGGGGCCGATCCCGTGCATGACTCGGCGACGTCGCAGTCGCTGGCGGCGGCGCGACAAGGGGTACCGATGGAGGCGAAGGCATCCGCCGGGCAGTCGTCGGTCACACCGTCGCACGACTCGGCGACATCGCAGTCGCCTGCAGAGGCGCGGCACTCCGCGGTGCTCTTGAGATCGGCAGGACAGGCCGGGCTGCTGCCGTCGCAGGCGTCGGCGAGGTCGCAGACGCCGGCGACCACCCGGCAGGGCGTGCCGGCGACCAGCACATCGTCGGCCGGACAGAGCGGGCTGGCGCCGTCGCAGAGCTCCTCGGCATCGCACAGATCGGCCGCGGCGCGGCAGGAGATGCCGCTGCCGACCAACTGATCGGCAGGGCAGGTGGGAGTCGTGCCGTCGCACAACTCGGCGATGTCGCACGCGCCCGCCGCGGCGCGGCAGGTGGCGCCACCATTGCCGGCCGGGTGAACGCAGGT
Above is a genomic segment from bacterium containing:
- a CDS encoding MFS transporter, with translation MHALPARQLLTYGGPIVGLAFLLFVVQFYFLKFATDVLLLPPALVGALFAVAKVWDAACNPLVGSWSDRTRSRHGRRRPFLFAAPPLLAGAYIMLWNPPAAWPPGALLAWVALALFMFFTAFALYAIPHAALGAELSADSHQRTRLFGAKQISFTFGMLLAFGAIQLAMNAPEPRAAAGAMAVPGALVGAGVLAITPLAIRERRLRGGGGHSLASGLRDVLRNRTARILLIVWFIESLGVGAVGTMAPYVAQYLLRRPDLVGTLPAAYVLSGVVSIPVWVRAARRHGAHATWLAAMLIAAAAFGGMMAVDAGALPVLFGLLVLAGAAMGCGSVLASSLMADIIDLDEQQTGERKEGIYSAALLFALKIGNSVATALSGVVLAAVAFAPNVEQSAESLLGMRLLFGGMPCLGFLLGAALFRGFPLGRLPAPGRAAAAAP
- a CDS encoding NAD(P)/FAD-dependent oxidoreductase, yielding MPSAVAVEPITEDDAFLAEALSHASVATLMMAIVHLTGDTAILDGPIRPQRPLPGEHDGGLSDDEKATVRAQALAALRDYRDRGGTLPPPPSAETIGRMLSFMVGEEVSPEYVPMFMEELALDSGDARDVDWAAVPAARRAAFRVLIIGAGMSGLLAAARLERAGVPYVVIEKNEGVGGTWLENSYPGCRVDVANHFYSYSFAPNHDWPEFFSQRDELRQYFEDCARDFGVRERIRFATEVVAARWDDAAAGWAVRLRARDGREEVVRANALISAVGQLNRPRLPDIPGRDAFAGPAFHSARWQHQHDLRGRRVAVIGTGASAFQLAPEVAKIADRLLIFQRSAPWMVPNPRYHARVSEAKKWLLRHVPSYARWYRFLLFWPASDGLMPSLVVDPEWPHQERSVNAMNDMMREYFTQSMAEQIGDDPALLAKVVPRYPPFIKRMLQDNGTWLATLKRDNVDLITDPIVAITETAIRCADGREHPVDAIVYATGFHANRFLWPMDIVGRDGASLRQRWGDEPRAYLGITVPEFPNLFCLYGPGTNLAHAGSIIFHSECQVRYVMASIAALLASGRAAMECRREVHEAYAARFDARHAQMVWSHAGATSWYKNPAGRVLTTSPWRLVDYWTWTRAPNPDDFHFR
- the chrA gene encoding chromate efflux transporter produces the protein MPTNERQHAPAPVAVPFATAFRFWVKLGFISFGGPAGQIAIMHREIVERRRWLSEERFLHALNYCMLLPGPEAQQLAIYIGWLLHRTLGGIVAGAFFVIPSIFVLLALSYVYAAYGELAAVAGVLAGFKPVVVAIVVDAVLKIGGRALRRRVHYAIAAAAFLAIYVLHLPFPLIVLLAAGVGLVGARRWPDAFAAAPVGAAAAASARAAPSCDVDAASAPHTRPSSARFARVLAIGVALWLLPFLALIATRGWTSVHAHEYRFFTLAAFVTFGGAYSVLAYVTQVATTSFGWLTHAQAVDGLALAETTPGPLIMVLQFVGFMAGWNNPQGMTPLASAVTGALLTTYATFLPCFLFIFLGAPYVEVIRGDRRLTAALSGVTAAVVGVVLNLALVFGAAVVWPHGPLGGTEWPAVLLGAVAFALLHRYRVDVLWIVLGGGLVGLALHLRGAV
- a CDS encoding pyridoxamine 5'-phosphate oxidase family protein; this translates as MSVAVPLEKLRGVLAERGGGAYLLTVGDDASPHAVHVQVAWDGDALVTEVGRRSAANAAARPSVSLLFPLRSADDYSVIVDGTAAAAAGGGERRLRVAPLRAVLHRPAAAPDPGASCGADCVPLLSPAPKSDR
- a CDS encoding glutathione S-transferase family protein; this encodes MLTVHHLNNSRSQRILWLLEELGTPYEIVKYQRMEGIPLAPPELKAVHPLGKSPAITDGGRTIAESGAIVEYLIDTYGGGRFKPAAGSDDHWRYVEWMHYAEGSAMFPLLMALMIGFLGDAGDLLRPRIDSEIANHLGYIERGLEGRRFFVGDDLTGADIQLLFVLEAAGARLAPYPGAVAYRERMQARPAYQRAIERGGPYQLMSR